The following proteins are co-located in the Saccharomycodes ludwigii strain NBRC 1722 chromosome V, whole genome shotgun sequence genome:
- the LOT5 gene encoding Lot5p (similar to Saccharomyces cerevisiae YKL183W | LOT5 | LOw Temperature-responsive), protein MTDIQLINIKPTIENVIPYKQFIANNPRIKNIPPDSDQQYLPILYGGGRDYILSLLTDNVFDSNGNTNNCSGENVQCDLFILDSHLIIWFDLIQLGLQIPYSKILYHGYQIVSIMGTNKKSQLVLSIDIEKYEDKHIIEQLFPGKIVDLSGSIEFLLDPLYFENDRHYSLNGIENLFTFSNFGLNRGNNMVTNCNTVLSERMEYVDQQSDDLEDEESLDMYGNNNNVMDYSGLLARISDNNNTIQGYYDNSGYGDDLNNQAENNTQGNAGFDHAASSSMSMQFYSNSKIAGNKRHESG, encoded by the coding sequence ATGACAGACATCCAATTAATAAACATAAAACCAACAATAGAAAATGTAATACCATACAAACAATTTATTGCAAATAATCCcagaataaaaaacattCCTCCAGATTCAGATCAACAATATCTACCTATCTTATACGGTGGGGGCAGagattatatattatctttattaacaGATAATGTTTTTGATAGTAATGGTAACACTAATAATTGTAGTGGTGAAAATGTTCAATGcgatttgtttatattagaCAGTCACTTAATCATATGGTTTGATCTAATACAATTAGGATTACAGATTCCTTAcagtaaaatattatatcatGGCTACCAAATTGTTAGCATTATGGGAACAAACAAGAAAAGTCAATTGGTGTTAAGCATAGATATTGAAAAGTATGAAGATAAGCATATAATTGAGCAACTATTTCCGGGAAAAATTGTGGATTTGAGTGGCAGTatagaatttttattagatcctttgtattttgaaaatgatagACATTATAGCTTGAATGGGattgaaaatttatttacatTTAGTAATTTTGGGCTGAATAGAGGAAATAACATGGTTACGAACTGTAACACAGTACTGAGTGAACGAATGGAATACGTAGATCAACAAAGTGATGATTTGGAGGATGAAGAAAGTTTAGATATGTAtggcaacaacaataacgtCATGGATTACAGTGGACTATTAGCAAGAATAAgcgataataacaataccatACAAGGATATTATGATAATAGTGGATATGGGGATGACCTTAATAATCAAGCAGAGAATAACACTCAAGGCAATGCTGGATTCGACCATGCAGCTAGTAGTAGCATGTCAATGCAGTTCTACTCAAATAGCAAAATAGCTGGCAACAAAAGGCACGAATCCGGGTAA